The DNA window ACTAATTTGCGCACAATAGTACCGTCTTTGCCGAGTAAATAGCCATCGGGCAATCCCCCGCCCCACCAGGATACCTCAAAACCATTGGCTCTAACTTCAAACACACTGGCGGCTAGCATCATTCCCATGGGCAGGAATCTAACTAGCACATCATTTAGCTCGCGAACAATTTCACCAAGAGACAAACCTTTCGCAGCCATAGAAAAGAAAGCGCGTGTCGCAGGTATGGCTGATATCGCAGCAGGAAGACCATGGCCTGTTGCATCTGCTATCATCACATAGACACCACCATGAGGGCGATTGGCAACAACAATCATATCTCCATTAAAAACAGTTGATGGCGTAGACTTATAATCTATCCCATAGATATTCTTAAGCTGGGAACTCATTTCATCCATCAAATTAGAAAATATCGATTCTGCAATCGCATAATCATAACGTACTTGTTCATGGAAATGACTCAGCTCATCTCTTTGCTCTCTTACTTGGTTATGTATTTTCACGATACGATAGTGGGCTTGTACTTTGGCAATCAGTACACTTCGTTCTACTGGCTTGAGAATGAAATCATCACCTACAGTCAAGCACCGCTCAAATGAGTCGTGATCGTCCAAAACAGTAAGGAAGATAATCGGCATATGCCTTCCAGGAAACGCATCCCGAATTTCTTTTGCTGTAACAAAACCATCTTTGATTGGCATCATAACATCAAGAAGAATAACATCAGGCAAGAGTGGCATTTGTCGCATTGCATTGACGACACCTTCTCCGTTCTCGAAAGTCGTTACTTTTTCCGTGATGTCACCCAACATAAACCGACACAACTCTCTATTCGTCGCGTGATCATCCACTATCATGACATGCATACCACTCTCCTCAGCATCTACTCGATGGCAAATTTTTTATCAAAACGAGAAATAGACAGTATTTTTCTTACTTGAGGAAGCGTGTTAGTGATGCGGATCATTCCATCATCTTGCTCTAGATAGTTGTGCATATTCAGCAACATACCCAAACCTGCACTGTCGATATAATCGACCTTGCGTAAATCAATGGTATAGC is part of the Vibrio aquimaris genome and encodes:
- a CDS encoding ATP-binding SpoIIE family protein phosphatase, producing the protein MHVMIVDDHATNRELCRFMLGDITEKVTTFENGEGVVNAMRQMPLLPDVILLDVMMPIKDGFVTAKEIRDAFPGRHMPIIFLTVLDDHDSFERCLTVGDDFILKPVERSVLIAKVQAHYRIVKIHNQVREQRDELSHFHEQVRYDYAIAESIFSNLMDEMSSQLKNIYGIDYKSTPSTVFNGDMIVVANRPHGGVYVMIADATGHGLPAAISAIPATRAFFSMAAKGLSLGEIVRELNDVLVRFLPMGMMLAASVFEVRANGFEVSWWGGGLPDGYLLGKDGTIVRKLVSTHMPLGVLKEHEFEAELLHYKLEPEQRIVCYTDGVVEAENNVGEQFGQDRLEEALKSGRAIIPTVFEAVNKFSCRNVGDDLSILSMTFPISNGNDRVTQQNKCDLSRTQSQSTINFPASVLKSVSVMNEVRRFITGVIAGPHLDLICSVLSELFANAIEHGLLNMDSKIKEQPDGFFTFYQLREQKLQELPEQYWVSLSIDYQPDDTKVVMALEHNGEGFDHSVLKKDDDQSLTHGRGIVLASELCDSLEYSKQGKCVTAVYRLDSKHHFPSSN
- a CDS encoding STAS domain-containing protein, with product MSVESQIDQGAKHITIVIEGAFGFSLVQEFRRCYSDKKDYRYTIDLRKVDYIDSAGLGMLLNMHNYLEQDDGMIRITNTLPQVRKILSISRFDKKFAIE